Genomic window (bacterium):
GCGCGTGACCGCCGCCTTCGAAAAGACCGTGCAGGGCATCGCGCGCCTGGCGGCCGGCGGCGGAGGGCGCACGGTAATCCATCTGCGTCCGGCGAATCTGGGCACGATCCGGCTTGAGGTGCGCGTGGAGCATGCCGTCGCCACCGCAAGCGCGATCGTTGAAACGACCGCCGTGCGTTCGGCGATCGAACAGAACATGCACGAATTGCGCGCGACGCTGGCTGAACAGGGCATCCGGCTCGACCAGTTCGATGTCCGTGACGGCTCGGCACGACAGCACGCCGAGGCCGATCCGCGCGCGTTCGACGAGGCGCCCCTGCCCGCGCGGGCCGCGTCGATTGCCCCCGAGGAAGAAACGGACCTTCGCCCCGCGGCGCGCCGCCACCCCGGCCGCGTCAGCGTGACGGTCTAGGAGAAAACCATGGCGGACACGCAAGGCATCGTCGATTTTCAATCGCTGACAGGCTACGTGCCGGACGAGGCGAAAAAATCGAGCGACCTGCTCGATCAGGACGTTTTCATGAATCTGCTGGTGACGCAGCTCAAGCACCAGGATCCCCTCTCGCCGATGGAGAACCAGGAGTTCCTGCAGCAGCTCGCGTCACTGTCGACCGTGGAGCAGCTCAAAAAATCGAACGAGAACCTGATGACGCTTCAGCTTTACCAGTCGAGCATCAACAACGCGCAATCGGTGTCGATGATCGGCAAGGAAGTGAAGGCGATCGGCGACAAGCTGCGCGTGGCCGAGGGCGAAGATGCGAACATCCACTTCGCGCTGGACGACGCCGCCGAGAGCGTGGAGGTCACGATCTTCGACGAGTCGGGCAAGGTCGTTCGCACGATCAACCAGACACGCCTTGACGCGGGCGATCAAACGATCGTCTGGGACAAGAAAGACGGCAACGCCAGCCCGGTCGCTTCGGGGACGTACCGGTTCGAAGTTCGCGCGACCGACAGCGCCGGCAACGACATCGGATCGACGACGTTTCTTGCCGGGCGCGTCGATGGCGTGTCGTTCGGCAGCGGCGGACCGGAGCTTTTGGTAAACGGGCAAAAGGTCCTGATCGGCGATATCTACGAGGTGAACAAATAACGGCCCCCGGGCCGCAACCCGCCGGTGGATGAACGGCGGCGGTGAAGGAGAAAGGCCATGACGGTACTGGGTTCGATGTACGCCGGGATTTCCGGCCTCAATTCCAACGGTGTCGCGATGGAGATCATTGGCAACAACATCGCGAACATCAACACGCCGGGTTTCAAGTCGTCGCGTCCGGATTTTTCGGACATCCTCAGCAAGACGCTGGCGACCGGCTACGGCATCGGCCGCGGATCGCAGCTCGAGGCGGTCACGCAGCTTTTCGTGCAGGGCGGTTTCCAGTCCACCGAGACGGTCACCGACCTCGCGATCGAGGGCAACGGATTTTTCATCGTCAAGGACGCGACCAACAACGGCGAATATTATTCGCGCGCCGGAAACTTCCACTTCGATTCCGACGGATACCTCACGAACGCGCTCGGTTTTCGCGTGCAGGGATTCGGCCTTGACGCCAAGGGGAACAACATCGGCACGTTGAAGGACGTCCATGTCAGCAACGCTCCCCTGCCGCCCAAGCAGACCGGCTCCGGCGTGGAGCCCGGCACCGGCGTGACCATCAACGCGAACCTTTCCTCCTCCGCGGACACCTTGCCCGGCGGCCCGGCGTTCGATGTGAACGACCCGATCAACACCTCGAACTTCGTCACCTCCATCACCGTGTACGACAGCCTTGGCAACGGGCACCAGATCAGCGCTTTCTTCCGCAAGACCGCCGAGTCCGCCACCGGCAACTCGTGGGAGTGGTACGCCGTGACCGCCGGCGAGGACCACATCTCCGGCGTGGACACGATCTGCGCCCAGGGAACGCTCGAGTTCGATACCGACGGCGCGCTCACCGCGGAGACCACGACAAGCTCCGTGTTTGATTTCGCCGGCGGCCCGACGCAAGGCCAGGTCATCGGATTCGATTTCGGCGAGTCCATCGCCGAAGGCGGCACGGGTTTTTCGGGCAGCACGCAGTTCGGCGAGGAATCCGCGCTGGTCTTCCAGTCGCAGGACGGCTTCGCGCCAAGCTACATTTCGGGCATCGAGATCAACGACCAGGGCATCGTGGTCGGCCGCTACGCGAACGGTGAAAATATCAAGTTCGCACAGATCGGGCTGGGGCGCTTCACGACGCAAAGCCGCCTCGCCAACGTCGGCAGCAACCTGTACCAGGAGTCGATCCAGTCCGGCCCGCCGATCATCGGCGTGGCGTCGGTCGGCGGCAACGGGCGCATCTTCTCGAACACGCTGGAGTTGTCGAACGTCGATATCGCGCAGCAGTTCGTCGCGATGATCACGACGCAGCGCGGATTCCAGGCCAACAGCCGATCCATCACGACGAGCGACGAGATGCTCGCCGAGCTGATGCAAATCAAGCGGTAATCCACGCCCGGCTCGCGGACGACGCGCGCCGGATTTCCGATACAAGGGCCGCCGGGTTACCCCCTCCCGCGCGGCCCTTTCTTTCAACGCGAACGCGGAGGCTAAAGGATGGCGCTGACCCTGCCGAAGACGAAAATCATGGACGCGAAAAAAACCGCCGGCACTCGATCGCGCGAAATGCGTCTTCCGAACCCGTCCGAAATCGAACGGGAGCTTGGCGCGCCGGCCGCCGAGGAAACCGTCATGCCCGAGATCCTCGCGCGCGGCGCGGCGGCGCTGACGCTTGGCGCCCTGTTTGCCGTCCTCGCATGGGCGGCCGTGACGCGATTGCCGGCGGCGGTGTCGGAGTTGATCACGCGCTTGTTGGGGTAATCGCGGAAGCGCGGGCGCCGCGCCTGCTTTGCCGTATCCGTTCCCCGATCGTTCATGGACAAAATGGACATGCTGGACGCACGGACGGCATGGACGGCTAACGTGGTGGCGCGGCGCGGACCGTTCTCAATCCTCGTTTTGTTCGCGCGCTTCCGTAACGCCGCGCCGGCGGGTTTCGTATCCTCCCGCGTTGGCGTAGTTTTGTTTTTGGGAGGTGCGTCATGCTGATCAAGATTCCGCGCGGTTGGGAGCTGCCCGAGAGGCTTTGCATCTCCGAGTCGCGCTACATGAGCCGCCGTCAAATCGTGAAGGCGCTGGGATTCACGGGCGCGGGCCTTGCCGCCGCGCGCTTGTTGACCGGCTGTTTCGTCGACGAGGAGCGCATCAGCGATCCGACCTTCAAGGAGCCGTTCGAGCCCAATGTGCCGCCTTCGATCGACAGCCTCTACCCCGCGGATCCCAATCCCGAATTCGCCGATGTGCCCGACGGCCGCACGATGACGCCCGAAGACATCGCGGGCGGATACAACAACTACTACGAGTTCGGCATCAACAAGACGCAGGTGCAGTTCAACGCGCAGGGGTTTCCGACCAAGCCCTGGCAGGTGCGCGTGACGGGGCTGTGCGACAATCCGTTCACGTTCGACTGGGACGACATCCACAAGATGTTTGCGCTCGAGGAGCGCGTTTACAAACTGCGCTGCGTCGAGGCGTGGTCGATGGTGGTGCCGTGGACCGGCTTTCCGCTTGCGAAGCTCATCGAAAAGGCGCAACCGCGCTCAAACGCACGTTTTGTCCGTATGGAGACGTTCCACGATCCGGACAACGCGGTGGGGCAGCGCAATCTCGATTATCCGTTTCCGTATTACGAGGGACTGCGGATCGACGAAGCCGTCAACGAGTTGTCGTTCCTGGTTACGGGTATCTTCGGGCACGTCCTGCCGAACCAGCACGGCGCGCCGCTGCGCCTTGCTACGCCATGGAAATATGGCTTCAAGAGCATCAAGGGCATCGTTGAGATCCGTTTCGTGGACAGCATGCCGGCGACGTTCTGGCCAGACGTGGTGCCCGATCGCTACGACTTTCTGTCCAACGTCGATCCGACGGACACGCAGGTGCCGTGGGACCAATCGACCGAGCGCGACATCGGCCTGCCCGACGGGTCCGAGGAAATTCCCACCAAGCTCTACAACGGCTACGGGAACTATGTCGCGGACCTATACACGTCCGACGGCGAGAGCTTCCGCAACGACGAGCCGGATATCAAGTAATGCGGAGTGCGGAGTGCGGAATGCCATCGCATATTGTTCACGCGGAGACGCGGAGCAGCGGAGGTTTCCCGTGTTGCGATGGTCTCTTTTCTCTTTTCTCGTTTCTCTTTTTCCTCATCGGGCACGGGCACGTTTAATACGGAATCTCGATGATCAACGAGCCGATGTAGCGCACGTCGGGGCGCGTCGATTTGCGCGCGACGGCAAGTTCGTCCGCGAGTCGTTCGAACAGCTCGTCGAACATCGGCCACAGATCGGCCGCGCCGCGTGCGTCGAGCCATTCCTTGAATTGCGCGCGGGCCGTTTCGTTAAGATGGCGCTTGCGGCCCGCGAGATCGAATCGTTCGTACACCTTCGGCAGGTCCTCGACGTGAAGCGCTTGCGGCGCGAGCTCGCGGCCGAGTGCGTCGTTCGCATACGCGGTGCAGAACAGCGTGCGATAGTTGAGCGCGCCCTCGCGGTCGTGGTTGAGCCCGAGCATCGGCACGTTATCGAGAACTTCCGGCGTGATGCCGAGTTCGTCGTGGAACAGGCGCACGAACCGCTCGATACGCGCAAGCGTTTCCGAAGCGGCCTCCACCTCCGAGAGATCGCCGAACAGGCGAGCCGTGCCTTCGCCGTCGACGCGCCGCGGCTCGAAAGCCGTCAGCTCGCGGACAAAACCCGAAAGCGCGTGCGGCAGCATGAGCGCGTCCGTCGTTTTGCGATCGGTCGCCGCGAGCTTGATGAGCGCGCCCGCCCGCTTGCCGAGCCGCGTCACCAGACTTCGCCCGATGCGATACACATCGACAAGCCGCCTTTCGCGCACGATCGTCGTCGCCGCGTCGATCGCGCGTTCCGCCAGATGCTCGATGCCGATGTTGAGATATCCGCTTGTCGCCTGCACCACGTCGCGCACGCGCTCGATGTCCGCAAACGCCACGCGCTCGGCGACCGACACCATGTTCGCGAGCGCCATGATCTCGCGGATGACCGCGTCGCGCTCGGGAAACTCGCGCGCGAGGACGCGACGCAGCAGGTTGTCCGGGCCGCGAACCTCCAGAAACCGCTCGCGGCTCGCCTGCTCGCCGAAATCCTCGTCGTCCGCCTTGGGCATGATCTTTTTGCGCGGCCGGAACTTTTCGGGATCGCACGGCGCGAACACCTCGATTGCGGAGTAGTAATCCGGAAAACCCATGTCGGACAGGCGCGCGGTGCGCGTTTCGTAGGCGTCTTCCTCGAGCTGGGAGCCGATCTCCCAATAGATCGCCTCGAGCACGTGGTAATAAAATTCCACATCCAGGCGATAGATTTTCTGCGACAGCTCGTGCACGAAACGCACGAGCGCCTCCTTGCCCTGATACTTGATGACGTGGCGGCGATCGGGTGGCATGTACAGATTGGGCGATTCCGGCAGGTTCCAGTCGATTAGCTCGTCGAAGCGCTCCACCTCCATGTGCCGTTTGAAAAAGAGTACGAAAAAGGCGAGGTCCAGCCTTTTCGCGGCGCGGATGAAGCGGTCGTCCGGCAATTCGGCAAGGATATGAAACCACTTGCGCGACGGATCCAGGCGAAGGCGGTCCTTGTCCCAGCAGTCGATGTCGAACAGGGCCTGCACCTGCTCGTCGGTGGCGAGTTCCAGAAGTTCGAGCGCATCGTCCTCGCCGAGCTGCTTGATGAGAAGGTAGGCGCTTTCCGCCGGGATGACCGCCATCACGGATTCGGGGTCGGGATGCTCGAAGATGAGCGCCGCGGCCTCGCGCCCGCCGGCGCGCATCACGACGCGCGCGGCCTCCTCGGGGGTGCCGCGGGATACCTCGGCGCGGAGCGCGTCAAATCGCGCCTTTTCGCTTTTTGTCAGGGTCATGCGATCGTTTCGGATCGGCCTCGCCGGTCGGCGCGCCGTCAGAAATATTTTTCCCTTCGCGTTTCGTAAAATTCGAGCGTGCGCGCAAGCGCGTCGCGCAAGCCGACCTTCGGTTCCCATCCGAGCGAGCGCGCGATCTTGCCGCGGTCGGCGATGTAGTCGCCGATCTCGATGACCCGCGCCTCGGGGGGAAACGGAACCAGGCGGTAAGAGCCGCCCCGAATGTCGACGAGCGTTTCGACGACATCGACAAGGCTCGCCGCTGTTCCGCCCAGATTGTACACCTGCCCGTTTGCGTCGTCACTCGCGCCGGCCAAAAGGAACGCCTCCACGACATCGTCGATGTAATTCGCGTCACGAATCTGCCGGCCGTCACCGAAGATTTCCACCTCGCGGCCTTCGAGAATGAGACGCACGAACCAGTTGATGATCCCCTGCCGGTGGTGGCGCATCTGGTGGCGCGGCCCGAATGTGTTGGTCAGACGCAGCGAACACGCGCGCAGGCCGTACACGTTGTTGTAGAGGATGTGGTACGCCTCGCCCGCCACGTTGTTGATGCCGTTGACGTCCGCCGGGTTCATCGGGTGCGTCTCGTCCACGGGAAGGGTTTGCGCCCGGCCGTATTGACCGCGCGTTCCCGCGAAGAGGATCTTCACGTCCGGGTTGTTGCGGCGGCACGACTCCAGAATCGAAAGCTGGCTGACGCAGTTGATCTGCAGGTCGGTGAACGGATCGTCCATCGAGTCCGTATGCGAAAGCGTGCCCGCGAGATTGAAGATGATATCGCGCCCGCGCACGAGGTAGTTCATCGAATGGGCGTCGCGCACGTCCGCCACGTTGACCGTGACGTCGCGCTCGATGCCCTCGATATTCGCGAGGTTGCCGCCGTAATCCGGGATGAGACTGTCGACCAGGGTGACGCGCGCGCCGAGCGGCACGAGCCGGTGGGCGAGCGAGGAGCCGATAAAACCGAGCCCG
Coding sequences:
- a CDS encoding DUF6178 family protein, whose protein sequence is MTLTKSEKARFDALRAEVSRGTPEEAARVVMRAGGREAAALIFEHPDPESVMAVIPAESAYLLIKQLGEDDALELLELATDEQVQALFDIDCWDKDRLRLDPSRKWFHILAELPDDRFIRAAKRLDLAFFVLFFKRHMEVERFDELIDWNLPESPNLYMPPDRRHVIKYQGKEALVRFVHELSQKIYRLDVEFYYHVLEAIYWEIGSQLEEDAYETRTARLSDMGFPDYYSAIEVFAPCDPEKFRPRKKIMPKADDEDFGEQASRERFLEVRGPDNLLRRVLAREFPERDAVIREIMALANMVSVAERVAFADIERVRDVVQATSGYLNIGIEHLAERAIDAATTIVRERRLVDVYRIGRSLVTRLGKRAGALIKLAATDRKTTDALMLPHALSGFVRELTAFEPRRVDGEGTARLFGDLSEVEAASETLARIERFVRLFHDELGITPEVLDNVPMLGLNHDREGALNYRTLFCTAYANDALGRELAPQALHVEDLPKVYERFDLAGRKRHLNETARAQFKEWLDARGAADLWPMFDELFERLADELAVARKSTRPDVRYIGSLIIEIPY
- a CDS encoding flagellar hook assembly protein FlgD, encoding MADTQGIVDFQSLTGYVPDEAKKSSDLLDQDVFMNLLVTQLKHQDPLSPMENQEFLQQLASLSTVEQLKKSNENLMTLQLYQSSINNAQSVSMIGKEVKAIGDKLRVAEGEDANIHFALDDAAESVEVTIFDESGKVVRTINQTRLDAGDQTIVWDKKDGNASPVASGTYRFEVRATDSAGNDIGSTTFLAGRVDGVSFGSGGPELLVNGQKVLIGDIYEVNK
- the msrP gene encoding protein-methionine-sulfoxide reductase catalytic subunit MsrP, producing the protein MLIKIPRGWELPERLCISESRYMSRRQIVKALGFTGAGLAAARLLTGCFVDEERISDPTFKEPFEPNVPPSIDSLYPADPNPEFADVPDGRTMTPEDIAGGYNNYYEFGINKTQVQFNAQGFPTKPWQVRVTGLCDNPFTFDWDDIHKMFALEERVYKLRCVEAWSMVVPWTGFPLAKLIEKAQPRSNARFVRMETFHDPDNAVGQRNLDYPFPYYEGLRIDEAVNELSFLVTGIFGHVLPNQHGAPLRLATPWKYGFKSIKGIVEIRFVDSMPATFWPDVVPDRYDFLSNVDPTDTQVPWDQSTERDIGLPDGSEEIPTKLYNGYGNYVADLYTSDGESFRNDEPDIK
- a CDS encoding flagellar hook protein FlgE; protein product: MTVLGSMYAGISGLNSNGVAMEIIGNNIANINTPGFKSSRPDFSDILSKTLATGYGIGRGSQLEAVTQLFVQGGFQSTETVTDLAIEGNGFFIVKDATNNGEYYSRAGNFHFDSDGYLTNALGFRVQGFGLDAKGNNIGTLKDVHVSNAPLPPKQTGSGVEPGTGVTINANLSSSADTLPGGPAFDVNDPINTSNFVTSITVYDSLGNGHQISAFFRKTAESATGNSWEWYAVTAGEDHISGVDTICAQGTLEFDTDGALTAETTTSSVFDFAGGPTQGQVIGFDFGESIAEGGTGFSGSTQFGEESALVFQSQDGFAPSYISGIEINDQGIVVGRYANGENIKFAQIGLGRFTTQSRLANVGSNLYQESIQSGPPIIGVASVGGNGRIFSNTLELSNVDIAQQFVAMITTQRGFQANSRSITTSDEMLAELMQIKR
- a CDS encoding NAD-dependent epimerase/dehydratase family protein; the protein is MPAFDARDGRQDPPDRGRLAPRSRGVLRGGLRIVNLARAEAFYRGKDVAITGGLGFIGSSLAHRLVPLGARVTLVDSLIPDYGGNLANIEGIERDVTVNVADVRDAHSMNYLVRGRDIIFNLAGTLSHTDSMDDPFTDLQINCVSQLSILESCRRNNPDVKILFAGTRGQYGRAQTLPVDETHPMNPADVNGINNVAGEAYHILYNNVYGLRACSLRLTNTFGPRHQMRHHRQGIINWFVRLILEGREVEIFGDGRQIRDANYIDDVVEAFLLAGASDDANGQVYNLGGTAASLVDVVETLVDIRGGSYRLVPFPPEARVIEIGDYIADRGKIARSLGWEPKVGLRDALARTLEFYETRREKYF
- a CDS encoding flagellar hook-length control protein FliK, which gives rise to RVTAAFEKTVQGIARLAAGGGGRTVIHLRPANLGTIRLEVRVEHAVATASAIVETTAVRSAIEQNMHELRATLAEQGIRLDQFDVRDGSARQHAEADPRAFDEAPLPARAASIAPEEETDLRPAARRHPGRVSVTV